In one window of Larus michahellis chromosome 10, bLarMic1.1, whole genome shotgun sequence DNA:
- the TXNRD3 gene encoding thioredoxin reductase 3, with amino-acid sequence MPPPGQTQLPDWDGLKLRVRTLIASHRVMIFSKSYCPYCNKVKELFRSMHVEYYALELDVTPDGPSIQQVLAELTNQRTVPNVFVNGTHIGGCDSTYQAYQDGSLQKLLGDNKDAEPYDYDLIIIGGGSGGLACSKEAAALGKKVMVLDYVVPTPLGTSWGLGGTCVNVGCIPKKLMHQAALLGQALQDSRKYGWQYEEQVKHNWGVMVEAIQNYIGSLNWGYRVSLREKSVTYLNSYGEFIEPHKIKATNRKGQVTYHTAETFVLATGERPRYLGIPGDKEYCITSDDLFSLPYCPGKTLVVGASYVALECAGFLAGLGLDVTVMVRSILLRGFDQEMAERVGAHMETHGVKFIRKFVPVQVEQLEEGMPGRLKVIAKSTEGEEIFEEEYNTVLIAIGRDACTRNIGLETIGVKINEKNGKVPVNDEEQTNVPYVYAIGDILDGKLELTPVAIQAGKLLARRLYGGSTTKCDYINVPTTVFTPLEYGSCGLAEERAIEEYGKQNLEVYHSLFWPLEWTVPGRDNNTCYAKIICSKHDNNRVVGFHVLGPNAGEITQGFAAAIKCGLTKELLDETIGIHPTCGEVFTTMDITKSSGQDISQRGC; translated from the exons GTGAAAGAACTCTTCCGCTCTATGCATGTGGAGTACTATGCTTTGGAACTTGATGTAACTC CTGATGGCCCCAGTATTCAGCAAGTGTTAGCAGAGCTAACTAATCAGAGGACAGTGCCTAATGTATTTGTGAACGGAACTCACATAGGCGGCTGTGATTCAACTTACCAg gCTTATCAAGATGGATCACTACAGAAACTTCTTGGGGATAACAAAGATGCAGAACCCTATGATTATGACCTCATTATTATTGGTGGTGGCTCAGGTGGACTTGCATGTTCCAAG GAAGCTGCTGCCTTGGGAAAGAAAGTAATGGTATTAGATTATGTTGTTCCAACACCTCTTGGAACCTCATGGG GACTTGGTGGCACGTGTGTAAATGTAGGTTGCATTCCTAAGAAGCTAATGCATCAAGCAGCACTTCTGGGTCAGGCACTCCAAGACTCAAGGAAATATGGGTGGCAGTATGAAGAACAAG TTAAACACAACTGGGGGGTCATGGTAGAAGCAATTCAAAACTACATTGGTTCTTTAAATTGGGGCTATCGAGTGTCCTTAAGAGAGAAGTCTGTGACATACCTCAATTCTTACGGAGAATTCATTGAACCACACAAAATTAAG GCAACTAATAGGAAAGGACAAGTAACCTATCACACGGCAGAGACTTTTGTCCTGGCAACAGGAGAAAGGCCTAGATATCTGGGTATCCCTGGAGATAAAGAATACTGCATTACAAG tgatgacctcttctccctgccttacTGCCCTGGCAAAACTCTAGTTGTGGGTGCTTCCTATGTGGCTCTAGAATGTGCAGGATTTCTTGCTGGTCTAGGTCTGGATGTCACAGTGATGGTGCGTTCCATACTTCTTCGGGGCTTTGACCAAGAAATGGCAGAAAGAGTAGGTGCACATATGGAAACACACGGCGTAAAGTTCATCAGGAAGTTTGTACCTGTTCAG GTTGAACAGCTGGAAGAAGGCATGCCTGGAAGACTGAAAGTGATAGCAAAGTCTACTGAGGGAGAAGAAATCTTTGAAGAAGAATATAACACT GTTTTGATAGCCATTGGTCGTGATGCATGTACCAGAAATATTGGTTTAGAGACAATTGGTGTCAAAATCAATGAGAA gaatgGGAAAGTACCTGTAAATGATGAAGAACAAACCAATGTGCCTTATGTTTATGCTATTGGAGATATATTGGATGGAAAGCTTGAACTTACTCCAGTTGCTATTCAAGCAGGGAAACTGCTAGCCCGCAGGCTTTATGGTGGTAGTACCACAAAG tgtgaCTATATCAATGTACCGACAACAGTGTTTACTCCTTTAGAGTATGGCAGCTGTGGGTTAGCTGAAGAAAGAGCCATAGAAGAATATGGAAAGCAAAACTTGGAG GTTTATCACAGTTTGTTCTGGCCACTTGAATGGACAGTACCAGGCAGAGATAACAATACTTGTTATGCGAAGATTATCTGCAGTAAACATGACAAT AATCGTGTGGTAGGATTCCATGTTCTTGGGCCTAATGCTGGTGAAATTACCCAAGGTTTTGCTGCTGCAATAAAATGTGGTCTCACCAAAGAATTACTTGATGAAACAATTGGAATCCATCCAACTTGTGGAGAG GTGTTCACTACAATGGATATTACAAAATCTTCAGGACAAGACATCAGTCAAAGGGGCTGCTGA